The genomic region GTTGGCCCCCGGCCTGTTCGTCTGGCGGGACTTCGTGAACGTGCCGCAGCAGGCTGCCGAAATCGAGATCGTCGGCCAGCAATGGCAATGGGGTTTCCGCCTGCCCGGCAAGGAAGGCCGCCTTGGCACGACCGACGCCAAATTCGTGAGCGCCGACAACCCGCTCGGGCTCAATCCCGACGATCCCGCCGGACGGGACAACGTCGTGGTGATCGGCGATGACCTGCATCTGCCGGTCGGCCACCCCGTCAAGCTGCTGCTCCGCTCCATCGATGTCGTGCACGATTTCTGGGTGCCGGAGTTCCGCGCCAAGATGGACCTGATGCCGGGCCTGGTCACGTATTTCTGGGTCACGCCGACGCGAACCGGCACGTTCGAGATCTTCTGTGCCGGCTTCTGCGGTATCGGGCACCCGCAGATGCGCGGCAATCTCGTGGTCGATACCGAGGGCGACTACCGGAGCTGGCTGGCAAAGCAGAAGACCTTCGCCGAATTGTCACCGCCGGCCGCGGAAAAATAAGGGGGAAGCGTTGCGATGGTCGATGTCACGCTGGGCGCGGGCGGGGCCGGCGCGGCGGCCGAAAGCGGGGAGATGGAGCTTTACCACCCGCAGAGCTGGGTCACGAAATATGTCTGGTCGCAGGACGCCAAGGTCATCGCCATCCAGTATGCGCTGACGGCGATGGCAATCGGCCTGGTGGCGCTGGTGCTGTCCTGGCTGATGCGACTGCAACTGGCCTTCCCCGGCCAGTTCGCCTTCATCCAGTCATCCGACTACTATCAGTTCATCACCATGCACGGCATGATCATGGTGATCTACCTGCTCACGGCGCTGTTCCTGGGGGGATTCGGCAACTACCTCATTCCGCTGATGGTGGGGGCCCGGGACATGGTGTTCCCCTATGCGAACATGCTGAGCTACTGGATCTACCTGCTCGCGGTGCTGGTCCTGGTTGCCGGCTTCTTCGTCCCCGACGGCCCCACCGGCGCGGGCTGGACGCTCTATCCGCCCCAGGCCATCCTCGCCGGCACACCGGGGGAAAGCTGGGGCATCATCCTGATGCTCGTCTCGCTGATCCTGTTCATCATCGGCTTCACCATGGGCGGGCTGAACTACGTGGTGACGGTGCTGCAGGCACGCACGCGCGGGATGACGCTGATGCGCCTGCCGCTGACGGTCTGGGGCATCTTCACCGCGACCGTGATGGCCTTGCTGGCCTTCCCCGCCCTGTTCGTCGCCTCCGTGATGATGCTGTTCGACCGGCTGTTGGGCACCAGCTTCTTCATGCCGGGCCTGGTGGCAATGGGCGAGCACCTGAAATACGGCGGCGGCAGCCCGATCCTGTGGCAGCACCTGTTCTGGTTCTTCGGCCATCCCGAGGTCTACATCGTCGCCCTGCCCGCCTTCGGCATCGTCTCCGACCTGATCAGCACGCATGCGCGCAAGAACATCTTCGGCTACCGCATGATGGTCTGGGCGATCGTGGCGATCGGCGCGCTCAGCTTCGTCGTCTGGGCCCACCACATGTACGTCAGCGGCATGAACCCGCGCTTCGGATTCTTCTTCGCCACCACGACACTGATCATCGCCGTGCCGACCGCGATCAAGGTCTATAACTGGATCCTGACGCTGTGGCGCGGCGACATCCACCTGACGGTGCCGATGCTGTTCGCCCTGGGGTTCATCGTCACCTTCGTCAATGGCGGGCTGACCGGCCTGTTCCTCGGCAACGTGGTGGTGGACGTGCCGCTGTCGGGGACCATGTTCGTGGTTGCCCATTTCCACATGGTGATGGGCGTGGCACCGATCCTCGTCGTCTTCGGCGGCATCTATCACTGGTACCCGAAGATCACCGGACGGATGCTCGACGATCGGCTGGGCAAGCTGCATTTCTGGATCACCTTCCTGGGCGCCTACGCGATCTTCTTCCCCATGCACTATCTCGGCCTGATGGGGGTGCCGCGCCGCTATTACGAGATGGGGGCCGCCGCCTTCGTGCCGCCCTCAGCGGAGACGCTGAACATCTTCATCACCGTGGCGGCCCTGGTGGTCGGGGCGGCGCAACTGCTGTTCTTCTTCAATCTGGTCTGGAGCCTCGTCAGGGGCCGGGCGGCCGGCGGCAACCCCTGGAACGCCACCACGCTGGAATGGCAGACGCCGCACACGCCGCCGCAGCATGGCAACTGGGGCCGCGACCTGCCGGTGGTCTATCGCTGGGCCTATGACTACAGCGTGCCGGGCGCCGAACGCGATTTCCTGCCACAGAACCAGCCCCCCTCCCCCCAGACCGCCTGACCGGGAAGCCGGCGCGTGGCCGCCATGCTCGTGTTCCTGGGCATCATCGCCGCCATCAGCTTCGGATGGCTGGCGCGGCAGCGGCTCGCATCCAGGCCATGGCTGGAGGAAGGCATCCCGGACGAGGGCAGCGGCGCCGTGCGCCTGCCGGCCGCGAAGCTCGGCCTGGGTGTGTTCCTCGCCGTGGCCGGATCGCTGTTCGCGTTGCTGATCAGCGCCTATGTGCTGCGCACGGAGGTGGCGGCGCCCGATGGCAGCGGTCTGCTTCTGCTGTCGGCGCCCCGGCTGCTGTGGTTCAACACAGGCGTGCTTGCCACCGGCAGCGTTGCCCTGCACCTGGCCCAGGCCGCGGCGCGCCGGGGCCACAGGGCCGGCCTGCGCGATGGGTTGCTGGCCGGCGGGCTGGCGGCCCTGACCTTCGTAGCGGGACAGGTGCTGGTATGGCGGCAACTCGCGGAGGCCGGATATTTCCTGACGACCAGCCCGGCCAGTTCCTTCTTCTACCTGATCACCGGCCTGCACGGGCTGCACGTGCTGGGCGGCGTGGCGGCCCTGGCCCGGACCACCGCCCGGCTGCGGCACGGCGTGCCCACGGAAAGCCTGTGCCTGGGCGTGGAGCTTTGCGCCCTCTACTGGCACTTCCTGCTGCTGGCCTGGGTGGTCCTGTTCGCCGTGCTGATGGGCTGGGCCGGCAATGTCCTCGATGTCTGCCGTGCCTGGCTTGGCTGATGCCGCAGCGGGGACCGACGCATGCGCGAGGGAACGATGGACGATTCCACACTGCCGAACACACCGGACGCCCTGGCGCGCCCCGGACGCTGGCAAGGCGTCGCCGGCGACTGGGCCTCCGACCAGCGGGCGTTCCGGACCGCGTCCTGGGGCAAGGTCATGATGTGGATCTTCCTCCTGAGCGACACCTTCATCTTCAGTTGCTTTCTGCTGTCGTACATGACGGTGCGGATGTCCACCACCGAGCCCTGGCCCAATCCCAGCGAGGTCTTCGCGCTGCGGATCGGCGGCCAGGAGATCCCGCTGATCCTGATCGCCATCATGACCTTCGTCCTGATCAGCAGCAGTGGCACCATGGCCATGGCGGTCAACTACGCCTATCGGCGCGACCGGGTGCGGACGGTGATCCTGATGCTGCTGACGGCCGCCTTCGGCGCCACCTTCGTCGGCATGCAGGCCTTCGAGTGGACCAAGCTGATCACCGAGGGCGTCCGCCCCTGGGGCAATCCCTGGGGTGCCTTCCAGTTCGGATCAAGCTTCTTCATGATAACCGGATTCCACGGCACGCACGTCACCATCGGCGTGATCTTCCTGATCCTGATCGCGCGCAAGGTCTGGCGGGGCGACTTCGACCAGGGCCGCAAGGGCTTCTTCACCAGCCGGTCCGGACGCTACGAGATCGTCGAGATCACCGGCCTCTACTGGCACTTCGTCGATCTGGTCTGGGTCTTCATCTTCGCGCTGTTCTATCTTTGGTAAGGGGCACGACCATGGCGCAGGCCGAGGCGCAGCAGCATCCGATCCGGCTCTACCTCATCGTCTGGGGCTGGCTGTTCGTGCTCAGCACCTGTTCCTACCTGGTCGATTATTTCGGATTCCAAGGCTATCTCCGCTGGTTCCTGATCCTGCTGTTCATGATCGTGAAGGCGGGCCTGATCGTGGCGGTGTTCATGCACATGGCCTGGGAACGGCTCGCCCTGGTCTATGCGATCCTGGTGCCGCCACTGGTCCTGCTGGTGTTCGTGGGCATCATGGCCTTCGAGTCGGACTACACCCGCTTTACCCGGCTGGCGTTCTTCGCGATGGGACAATAGGAAAAGACAAGGGCTTTGCCCTTAACCCGGCAGGGGCCACAAGGCCCCCGCGGCCCAAGAATGGGATCCAAGGGCCTATGGCCCTTGGTGGAGGTCCAGGAGGCAAAGCCTCCTGGTAGGGTGCGGGGCAAGGCCCCGCCGTCACGGCCTGAGAGTGATTCCGGTAAACGGCGTGCCTCCCAGCACATGCACCTTGTAGCCGACCACATTGCTGCGCACCGCTGAAAACGCCGGGGTGTCAGCGAACAGCACGGCGGGAACGTCTTCGGCGAAAACCTCCTGCGCCTGTTGGTACAGCTTCGTCCGCTCGACTGGATCGCTGACCACGTTGGCGCGGGAGACGAGATCGCTGAAGGCGGCGTTGCACCAGCGGCTCCAGTTGCCGGGCCGGGGCTTGCCGCCGGGGCAGGCCCAGTAGCCGTAGACGAGCTGGCTCGGGTCCGGGTAATCCCAACTGCCGCCCAGCATGCCGACCGGGGCCTCGCTGCTGCGCACCCGGCGCAGGTACTCGCCCCATTCATAGGTCACGATCTCGGCCTGCACGCCGATCTTCGCCCAGTCGGCCTGGATCATTTCCGCGGCCCGGCGTCCGTTGGGCATGTAGGCGCGCGCCACCGGGATGGCCCAGATCTGAGTGCGGAATCCCTCCGGATAGCCGGCCTGCACCAGCTTCGCCTTCGCCGCGGCGGGATCGTACGGGCGCGGCCGCACGCCGGGATTGTGCCCCCACAGCACCGGCGGGATCAGGGCCCCGGTCGGCTCCCCCACCCCCTGGAAGACGCTTGCCACCAGCGATTTCAGGTCGATTGCCATGGCCAGCGCCTCGCGCACCTCCCGCTTGTCGAAAGGCGGGCGGTCGGAGCGGAAGGCGATATAGCCGATCGAGGCCATCTTCCCGCTCGCGAGCCGCAGTTGCGGATTGGCGCGAATGGCGTCGAAATCGGCCGGGTTCGGATAGCGGGCGATATGGCATTCGCCAGCCCGCAGCTTGGCCAGCCGCACCGCCGGATCAGGCACGATGGTAAATACGAGGGACTCGACCTGGGCAACCCGGTCCGGCAGCCTGGCCTGTTTCGCCCAATGCTGCGGGAAGGCGCGGAAGCGCAGATCGGTGTCGCGCTGGTAGCGCACGAAGGAGAACGCGCCAGTGCCGATCGGCTCGCTGTCCAGCCGCTCCGGCGTGCCCGCCGCCAGCAACTTCTCCGCATATTCGGCCGAGAAGATGGCGAAGGACTGCATCGACAGGATGCCGAGCAGGGAGGCTACCGGTTCCTTGAGGTCGAAGCGGACGGTGTGATCATCCACCGCGACCACGGCGTTGACGCGGTCGCGCAGCAGCGAATCCCATTCGTCGTAGCTGAGGCCGCCGATACGATGGAACGGATGGTTGGGGTCCAGCATGCGGTTGAAGCTGAACACCACGTCGGTGGCCGTGAGATCGCGTGTCGGCGTGAATGACTTGTTGGCGTGGAACTTCACGCCGCGGCGCAGATGGAACGTCACCGACAGCCCGTCCGGTGCCGTGCTCCAGGATTCTGCCAGGGCCGGCTGAATGACCGAGCCGCCGCGCTCGGTCTCGACCAGTTCGTCGTAGATCTGCGCACCGACATCGAAGACGGTGTTGGCGGTCGAAAGCTGCGGGTTCAGCACCGCCGGACTCGCCTCGGTGCAGACCACCAGCGTGCTGGCGGCCCGGGCGGCGGGCGCTGCCAGCCCGAGCGCGAGACCGGCCGCGGCAGCCAGCGAAATGCGACGGATCATGCGCCCCCCTCCCCGGCATAGGCGGCGGCGAGTTCCGGCAGCAACAGCGTCCAGGCAGCCATGCCTTCGTCGAAGGAGGACAGCCGGAAGAACTCGTTGGGCGCGTGCACGCCGGAATCGGAAATGGCGTAGGAGACCATCACCGTTTCCATTCCAAGATGCTCTTTGATCAGCGACGAGATCGGCAGGGTCCCGCCGACGCCGACATGCAGCGGGCGCTCTCCGTGCAGGGCCAGCATCATGCGCTCGACGGCCAGCAGCGCCGGATGGTCGTCGGGCAGCGCATAGGCGCGGGCACCGCCGGCTCCGCGTCGCACGGTCAGACGGGCGTAAGGCGGGCACTGCGCCTGCAGATGCCGCTCCACCGCCGCTGCCACCACCTGCGGATCCTGGCCGATGCCCAGGCGGCAGGTGATCTTGGCGCTGGCGGTATGCGGCAGCACCGTCTTGGTGCCGGGCCCGCTATAGCCGGAGGTGATGCCGTTGATCTCCAGCGTCGGGCGCAGCCACATCGCCTCCAGCATATTCACGCCACGTTCCACCGCCCCCGGCAGGGCGCCGATCTCGCCGAGAAACCCCGCCTCGTCGAAATCGATCGCGGCGATGGCGGCACGGTCCTGCGGCCCTGGCGGACGCAACCCTTCGAAGAAGCCGGCGACGGCAACGCGGCGGTCGGCATCGTGCAGACTGGCGACCATCTGGCAGAGAACCGTGGCGGCATTGGCCACCGCCCCGCCGTAGCGGCCCGAATGCAGGTCCTCGTTGGCCGTCTCGACGGTGAATTCCAGCGCGCAGAGACCGCGGCTGTTGGTATTGACGCTGACCAGATCGGGCCGCCAGCGGCTGCCATCGGCCGAGATCAGCACATCGGCACGCAGCAACGCGGCATGGCGCTGCAGGATGGTGGCGAGCGAACGGCTGCCGACCTCCTCCTCGCCTTCCAGCAGCAGCCGGACATTGACCGGCAGCCGGCCCTCGGTCGCCAGCACCGCCTCGATGGCGGCGAGCGCGGTCCACAGCGGCCCCTTGTCGTCCGAAGCACCGCGGCAATAGACACGCCCGTCGCGGATGGTTGGCTCGAACGGCGGCGATCGCCACAAATCCAGCGGGTCGGGCGGCTGCACGTCGTAATGGCCGTAGACCAGGATGGTGGGGGCGCCGGGAGCGCCGAGCCATTCGGCATAGACCGCCGGATTGCCGCCTTCCTCGATCAGCCGCGCCCCTTGCAGGCCGATGCGCGTGACATGATCGCGCAGGAAGGCCGCGGCCTCGGCGACCGCCCCCGCGCAGGCGGGATCAGTGCTGACGCTGGGGATACGCATCAGCGCCAGCATCTGCTGCAGCAGGCGGTCGCGGTGGACCGCCAGCCACGACTGCGCCGCGGCAGAGGACCGCGGCGCCTGCTGCACGGTCACCGCGCCGCCGTGAACACGACTTCCAGCAGCGTGTCCTTGCTGCCGAGATCGGCGACGCCAATGGTCGCACGGGTCGGCAGATGCTCGCCGAAGAAGGCGACCCAGGCCTCGTTCATCTCCTTCTTCAGCCCCAGGTCAGTGACGTAGATGGTGGCCGCCAGCACCTTGTCGCGGCCGCTGCCGAACGGGGCGAGAATGGCCTCGAGCCGCTGCAGCACCTGCTCGGTCTGCCCCTTCATGCCGACGCTGCGGTCCTCGGCGACCAGCCCGCCGACATGCAGCACGCCGTTATATTCCACCACGCGGTGCATGATCGGCGTGCGGCCGTGTCGTTCGATCATTTACAAAATCTCCTGGTTGGAAGGGGTCATGCCGGCCGAATCCCCGAAAGCGGCGAAACGGCGGACCGAAAACGGGGCGATCGGCAGGGAGGCGGTGCCGGTCTCCACCAGCTCGGCCAGCAACTGGCCGACGATGGGGCCAAGCTGGAAGCCGTGTGCGGAGAAACCGAAGGCGTGGAAGGCACCTTCCTCGGTGCTGCTCGGGCCGATCACCGGCATGTCGTCGGGCAGGCGCGATTCGATGCCGGACCAACTGCGCACCACCACCGCATCGCGCATCACCGGAAACAGCGAGGCCACGGTCGCAGCGCTCTCGTGCAGCTTGCGGAAATCGACCGAGGAGGTCTCGCGGTCCAGATAGGGAATGCCGCGATAGCCGCCGCCGATCATCACCGTCCGGTTCGGCATCTGCTTGAAGGACAGCTTGCGCTCCACGCCGATCACCACCGGCTCGACGAAAGGCGGCAGCGGCGCGGTCACCATCATCATCGGCGCGATCGGTTCCAGCGGCACCGTCTCGCCCAGCGCCGCCGCCACCTCCGCGCCCCAGGCACCGCCGCAGTTCAGCAGCACCGCGGCTTCCACCGGGCCAGCGGTGCTTGCCACCTGCCACCGCCCGGCCACGCGGCGGAAGCCGGTGGCGCGCGTGCCTTCCAGCACGGTGGCGCCGGCGCGGATCGCCGCGGCACGGAAGGCCATGGTGGTGTGATAGGGACTGGCGAAACCGTCCTCGCGCGAGACCAGCCCGCCCAGGCAACCCGGCGCCAGCGCCGGCAACAGCGCGTACAGCTCCTCCGGGCCGATCAGTTCCTCATGCGTGTAGCCATGCGCCGCCATCTCCGCGGCACGGTCGCGCAGGCGGGCGAGCCCGGCCTCGGTCTCCGCCACCGCGACCTGGCCGCTGACCTGAAAACCACAGTCCTCGCCGACCAGATCGGCGATATGGTGCCAGATGCGCATGGAGGCGCAAGAGAGCGGCACCTCCGGCAGCACGCGCAGCAGCCGCCGCACCCCGCCCGCGTTCACGCCCGAGGCATGGCGGCCGGCGCTTTCCTTCTCCAGCAGGATCACGCGGCGGCCGCGCCGGGCCAGATGCAGGGCGGCGGAGCAGCCGTGCAGGCCGCCCCCCACCACCACCGCATCCGCCGTCAGGCTCACCGGGGGATGTCCATGGCGGCCAACTCGCCCACGGTGACCGGCTTGAGTGGCGGGCGGATGCGGAAATACCCGACCTCGTCCATGCCGATGCCGCGCTCGGCGGCGATCAGCGCCGAGACGGTCAGGCCGCACATGCGCCCCTGGCACGGCCCCATGCCGGCGCGCAGGAAGCTCTTGGCCTGGTTGGGACCAAGGCAGCCGTGCCGCACCACCTCCCGAACCTGACCGGCGGTGATCTCCTCGCAGCGGCAGACCACCACCTCGTCGGCCGGGGTCAGGATCTCCGCGCGCGGACGGAATATGCGCTCCAGCAAAGGCCGGATCGCCAGATGCGCCGCCAGTTCCCGCCGGTCCGGGGCGGCCCCGGCGTCACGCCGCGCCGCGTCGATGCGGCCAAGCTGGTGCAGCACCTCCCAGGCGGCGATCCGTCCGGCATGCTCGGCCGCGAGCGCGCCGCCGATGCCGCCGCCATCGCCCGCGACCAGGAAGCCCGGCACGCTGCTGTTGCCCCAGGAATCCAGCACCGGACGGAAACAGCATTGCGCGTCGTCCCAGACATGCTCGCAGCCGAGCGAACGGGTGACCTGCGTCATCGGCACCACGCCCTCGTGCAGCGCCACCAGCGTCGCCGCGACGCGCCGCGGACCGCCCGGCGTGCGGAAGCTGACCGCCTGCGCCTCGGTGTCACCCTCGATGCGGATGTCGCTGACCTCGCGGAAGACCGGGATGCCGGCGCGCCACAGCGCCAGCTTCATCTGCACGCCCTTGAGCAGGTAGCCGCGCGCCACCCGCCCCAGCGCCGCCGGCAGATGCCGCAGCGCCGCCAGTGCATCCGCCCGCGTCGCCGTCTCCAGGATCGCCGCCGGCTTCACCCCGGCGCGCAGGCACTGCATCGCCACCACGGAAAGCAGCGGCCCGGAACCAGCCAGCACCAGCCCTTCGGCGGGCAGTACCTGTGCCGATTTCAGCAGGATCTGCACCGCACCCGCGGTCATCACCCCGGGCAGGGTCCAACCCGGCACCGGCACCGGACGTTCCATCGCACCGGTCGCCAGCACCACCGCACGGCCTTGCAGCAGTTCCGAACGGCCGCCGCTGGTCACCCAGACCTCGCGCTCGGCCGTCACCTGCCAGACCTGGGTGCCAGGCCGGTAACTGGCGCCGCTGGCGCGGAAGCGCGCCGCGAGCGTGCCGCCATGGGCGTATTCCGGGCCGAGGATGCGCAGCAGCCCGGCATTGGCCTGCCCGGCCTCGATGGCGCGGTAGATCTGCCCGCCCGGCGCCGGCTGCTCGTCCAGCACGACGACCTGCGCGCCCTGCTCGGCGAGCAGGCTCGCGGCGGCAAGCCCGGCCGGGCCGGCGCCGATGACGATGGCGTCCCAGACGGTGCTCATGCCAGGCCTCGCGCGCCGTGCTGGCGCCGCACCTGCATCCCCTCGGCGACCGGGGTCTGGCAGGACTGGCGGTTGGCCACGCCGTCGATCTCGACGAGGCAGTCGAAGCACACGCCCATCATGCAATGCGGGGCGCGCGGGGCACCGCTCACCGGGGTCTCGCGGAAGACGCCGATCCCGGCCGCCAGCAGGGCCGCCGCGACGGTCTCCCCGGGCCGGGCGGCGATGCTCTGCCCCTCGAAGGTGAAGCGCAGCGTCGCCTGCGCCGGATCAAGCCGCTTGAACATGGAATCGCCTGCTGGAGAAAGTCTCGAAACCTTGGGGAAGCGCGCCGGCCAGGATGGCGGGGGCCAGCGCCAGCGCATGCGCGCCGGCCAGCGTCACGCCGCTGTGGCAGGCCGCCGAAAACGCGCCGGGATGGGTTTCCGACTGGTCGTAGACCGGGAAGCCGTCCGGCGTCATGACACGCAACGCGCCCCAGACGCGCACAACCGTGGCATCGGCCAGGCAAGGCAGCGCCGCGAGGTTGCGCGCCGCGATCTCGTGCATCGCCGCGGCGGTGGTGCCGGCATTGAAGCCGACATCCTCGTGGCTGTCGCCGAGCATCACCGAGCCTTCCGCGGTCTGGCGGATGGTGTGGCCGGGATAGTCGAGGAAAGGCCGCATCCGCTCGGTGACCAGGATCTGGCCGCGCAACGGCGTCACCGGCATGTCGAGCCCCACCATCGGCGCCAGTCGCGCCGCGCCGAGCCCGGCGGCAATGACGATCTTGCCGCTGCGCAGCGTGTTCGCCCCGGCCTGCACGGTGAAGCTGCCTTCGGTGGGATCGATGCGATCGACCATGTGGTTGGGCAGATACGTGCCGCCCGCCGCCACCAGCGCCTGCTGCAACGCCCGCAGTGTGTACAACGGGGATGCGTGGCCGTCGCGCGGACAATAGGCGGCGCCGACCACGCGGTCGCCAATGGCCGGCACCATGGCACGCAACTCGTCGCGGTGAATGATGCGGGTGCCGATATCACCGCTTTCATTGTGCATGCGTTGGATGAGAGCCGCACGCTGTTCCAGTTCCGCCTCGGAGAGACAGAAGATCAACCCGCCTGGCTGGCGCAGTGCCACGTCGAGGCCGGTCTTCGCCGCCATGTCGCCGGCCAGCTCCGGCCAAAGCTCCGACGAGCGCAGGGTCCAGCGTGCATAGGCCGGCATGTTCGCGCCCTTGCCCTGCACCCAGACCAGGCCGAAATTGCCGCGGGAGGCGCGGAAGGCCGTGTCGCCCTCGTCCAGTAACCCGACCCGCGCCCCCTGCCGCGCCGCCCCCCAGGCGATCGCGCTGCCGACAAGGCCGCCGCCGACGACCAGCAGATCGAAACTGTCGCTCACCGCCGCCCCCCGGAGAACAGTCGGTCAACGCCGTAGAGCCGGTCGAGCAGGATCAGCAGCACGGTGGTCAGGGCCATGATCACCGCCGAAACCGAGGCAACCAGGGGGTCGGTGGTCTCGGCGATGTGGGAGAACAGCCGCAGCGGCAAGGGCGTCACTTGCGGCGAGGAAATGAAGATCGTCACGGTCAACTCATCGAAAGAGGAAATGAAGGCGAGGATCCAGCCGCCGGCGATGCCGGAGAGCAGCAGTGGCACGGTGATGCGCCAGAAGGCCCGCCAGGAGGACGCGCCGAGCGAGACGGCCGCGCGGTTGAGGTTGGGATCAAGCCCGGCCACCGCCGCCAGCACCATGCGCAGCACGTAGGGACCGACGACGATGGCATGGCACAGCACCAGCCCACCGAAGCTCCCTTGCACCCCGAACAGCGTCAGGAAGCGCAGGAAGCCGACGCCAAGCACCACCGCCGGCACCATCAGCGGCGACATCACGAAGCCCAGGATCGCCTCGCGGCCGGGGAAGCGGAAACGGCCGATCGCCAGCGCCGCCGGCAGCAGCGCCACCGTCGCCAGCGTCGCGGATGCCAGGCCCAGCCGCACCGAGATCCAGAAGCTGTCGATGAAATCGGGATTCTCGCCGATCGCCCGGAACCAGCGCAGCGACGGGCCATCGACCGGCAGCGACAGGTAGCCCTCCGGGGTGAAGGCAACCAGCGCCACCACCACCAGCGGTGCCAGCATGAAAATGACGAACAGCGCGTGGAAGGCCAGCGCCAGGGGACCGTTGCGTCTCATGCCGTGGCTCCCTGGGTGCGACGTTCGACGATGCGGTTCCACAGGAGCATGATCGCCATCACGGATGCGACCAGCAGGCAGGCGATGGCGGCGCCGAGCGGCCAGTTGAGCGTGGCAAGGAACTCGTCGTAGATCGCCGTCGCCGCCACCTTCAGCCGCCGTCCGCCGATCAGCGCCGGGGTGGCGAAAGCACTGGCCGACAGCGAGAACACGATCAGGCTGCCCGACAGCACGCCCTGCATCACCTGCGGCAGCACGATGCGGAAGAATACCACAGCATCGGAAGCGCCGAGCGAAATCGCCGCGTTCTCGCCGGCGGGATCGACGCCCTGCAGCGCGGTCCAGACGGCCAGCACCATGAATGGCACCATCACATGCACCAGGGCGATGATGATGCCGGTTTCGGTGAACAGCAGCTCGACCGGCGTGCCGCTCAGGTGCAGGGCCTGCAGTCCCTGGTTGATCAGGCCGTTGCGGCCCATCAGGATGGTCCAGCCCAGCGTGCGCACCACCACCGAGATCAGCAGCGGCCCCAGCACCACCAGCAGGCAGAGGCCCCGCCAGCGCGGGCTCAGCCGGCTGATGATCCAGGCTTCCGGCACGCCGATCAGGGTGCAGATCACCGTGGTAGCCAGCGCGATCCGCAGCGTGCGCAGGAAGATCGTATGGAAATACCCGTCCGACAGCACCTCGGTGTAGTTGTGGAGCCCCCAGGTGAGCAGCACGCCTTCGGTGTCGCTGTAGCTGTTGAAGGAGAGCAGCGCGGTCATGGCCAGCGGGGTGGCCAGCATCACCCCGTAGAGCAGCAGCGCCGGCAGGCAGAGCCAGTACGGCGTCGCCCGGGGCCGGCGCACCGTGGCGGGATCAGTGGCCAAGGCGGGCGGGCTCCGCGGGCAGCACGCGCAGGCTGGAGGCATGCCAGTCGAGCCCGACCACATCCCCCTCCGCCGGCGGCACCCGGTTGGTGTTCTGCTGGTAGACCAGCAATTCGCCGAGGTCGCTGTCGACCTGGAACAGCCAGTGCGTGCCGAGGAACAGGCGGGAGCGGATGGTGGCGCGCAACTGCCCGCTGCCGGGCTCGGTCATCCACAGTTTCTCCGGCCGCAACGAACACAGCACCTCCCCTTGGGGCGCCGGTGGCCCGCCCGGCGGCAAGGCCAGGGTCAGCCCGCCCGGCAGCGCGATGCTGCGGCCGGTGACGCGCGCGGGCACGTTGTTGCTCTTGCCGAGGAAGGTGGAGGCGAAATCGTCCGCCGGGTATTCGTAGGCAGCCTCGGGCGTGTCGATCTGCACGATGCGGCCGGCACGCATCACCGCGATGCGGTCGCTCATCGCCATCGCCTCGTTCTGGTCATGCGTCACCATGATGGTGGTGATGCCCAGGCTGCGCTGCAGGCGGCGCAACTCGATCTGCATGTCCTCGCGCAGCTTGGCGTCGAGGTTGGACATCGGCTCGTCGAGCAGCAGCAGCCGCGGCTCGATCACCAGCGCGCGGGCAAGCGCCACGCGCTGCTGCTGGCCACCGGAAAGCTGGCGCGGATAGCGCCCGGCGAGATGGGCCAGATGCACCAGTTCCAGCGCCCGCCCGACCCGCTCGGTGCGCTCGGCGCGAGGCAC from Rhodovastum atsumiense harbors:
- a CDS encoding ABC transporter substrate-binding protein, which gives rise to MIRRISLAAAAGLALGLAAPAARAASTLVVCTEASPAVLNPQLSTANTVFDVGAQIYDELVETERGGSVIQPALAESWSTAPDGLSVTFHLRRGVKFHANKSFTPTRDLTATDVVFSFNRMLDPNHPFHRIGGLSYDEWDSLLRDRVNAVVAVDDHTVRFDLKEPVASLLGILSMQSFAIFSAEYAEKLLAAGTPERLDSEPIGTGAFSFVRYQRDTDLRFRAFPQHWAKQARLPDRVAQVESLVFTIVPDPAVRLAKLRAGECHIARYPNPADFDAIRANPQLRLASGKMASIGYIAFRSDRPPFDKREVREALAMAIDLKSLVASVFQGVGEPTGALIPPVLWGHNPGVRPRPYDPAAAKAKLVQAGYPEGFRTQIWAIPVARAYMPNGRRAAEMIQADWAKIGVQAEIVTYEWGEYLRRVRSSEAPVGMLGGSWDYPDPSQLVYGYWACPGGKPRPGNWSRWCNAAFSDLVSRANVVSDPVERTKLYQQAQEVFAEDVPAVLFADTPAFSAVRSNVVGYKVHVLGGTPFTGITLRP
- a CDS encoding dipeptidase, translating into MTVQQAPRSSAAAQSWLAVHRDRLLQQMLALMRIPSVSTDPACAGAVAEAAAFLRDHVTRIGLQGARLIEEGGNPAVYAEWLGAPGAPTILVYGHYDVQPPDPLDLWRSPPFEPTIRDGRVYCRGASDDKGPLWTALAAIEAVLATEGRLPVNVRLLLEGEEEVGSRSLATILQRHAALLRADVLISADGSRWRPDLVSVNTNSRGLCALEFTVETANEDLHSGRYGGAVANAATVLCQMVASLHDADRRVAVAGFFEGLRPPGPQDRAAIAAIDFDEAGFLGEIGALPGAVERGVNMLEAMWLRPTLEINGITSGYSGPGTKTVLPHTASAKITCRLGIGQDPQVVAAAVERHLQAQCPPYARLTVRRGAGGARAYALPDDHPALLAVERMMLALHGERPLHVGVGGTLPISSLIKEHLGMETVMVSYAISDSGVHAPNEFFRLSSFDEGMAAWTLLLPELAAAYAGEGGA
- a CDS encoding RidA family protein; the encoded protein is MIERHGRTPIMHRVVEYNGVLHVGGLVAEDRSVGMKGQTEQVLQRLEAILAPFGSGRDKVLAATIYVTDLGLKKEMNEAWVAFFGEHLPTRATIGVADLGSKDTLLEVVFTAAR
- a CDS encoding NAD(P)/FAD-dependent oxidoreductase, which gives rise to MSLTADAVVVGGGLHGCSAALHLARRGRRVILLEKESAGRHASGVNAGGVRRLLRVLPEVPLSCASMRIWHHIADLVGEDCGFQVSGQVAVAETEAGLARLRDRAAEMAAHGYTHEELIGPEELYALLPALAPGCLGGLVSREDGFASPYHTTMAFRAAAIRAGATVLEGTRATGFRRVAGRWQVASTAGPVEAAVLLNCGGAWGAEVAAALGETVPLEPIAPMMMVTAPLPPFVEPVVIGVERKLSFKQMPNRTVMIGGGYRGIPYLDRETSSVDFRKLHESAATVASLFPVMRDAVVVRSWSGIESRLPDDMPVIGPSSTEEGAFHAFGFSAHGFQLGPIVGQLLAELVETGTASLPIAPFSVRRFAAFGDSAGMTPSNQEIL